From the genome of Nicotiana sylvestris chromosome 2, ASM39365v2, whole genome shotgun sequence, one region includes:
- the LOC104220956 gene encoding uncharacterized protein, whose product MGGRGRPRNNQSKLLLIDRGIKESNSKEQGKQHAKGKMQEEELDLDSDCELNWPDLSCNRVNSDTPVNPSNLGMPRMNVTPVAIGDASTSRAKPNETVTNSMVKEQGNETMNIRAEEDRQNQTKPTNLGRSWAGLLQDNKLAAKGMDLTYIPPVIQEGEVVVQILEEDIAEEKQKWNRALIMYVVGNTPTIGAIERFVAAQWGKVRKPKVLYHSDGYFTILLNSVEERDEVLMNGPYTMNSRPIILKAWAEGFDFNEEVLKTIPLWVKFPKLPLKYWSNKALSKIGSGLGKSLYADACTTVADRISYARILIEIDITRTLPGTIKLVDPNVKVIEQLVQYDWKHQYCQTCCQIGHSCHNNEVQKQEMGQQTYGMQNQGKIWKVVRNLDPKTDKIDTRGRFLQQLEEVSDGIQSNNLKEENGNWQKINLLQRRMEMEEMR is encoded by the coding sequence ATGGGAGGAAGAGGGAGGCCAAGGAATAATCAGTCCAAATTGTTACTAATTGATCGCGGAATCAAGGAAAGCAACTCAAAGGAACAAGGAAAACAACATGCAAAGGGGAAAATGCAGGAAGAGGAATTGGATCTCGACAGTGATTGTGAGCTAAATTGGCCAGATCTAAGCTGCAATCGTGTTAATTCAGATACCCCAGTGAATCCCTCTAATCTAGGGATGCCCAGGATGAATGTAACACCAGTTGCCATTGGAGATGCAAGCACTAGCAGAGCAAaacccaatgaaacagtaacaaaCAGTATGGTAAAGGAGCAAGGAAATGAAACAATGAATATACGAGCTGAGGAAGACAGGCAGAACCAGACGAAACCAACCAATCTGGGAAGGTCATGGGCTGGATTATTGCAAGACAACAAATTAGCTGCAAAAGGAATGGATCTAACATATATTCCACCAGTGATACAAGAAGGTGAAGTAGTAGTACAGATCCTGGAAGAAGATATAGCTGAGGAGAAACAGAAATGGAATCGAGCTCTAATAATGTATGTAGTTGGAAATACTCCAACAATAGGAGCTATTGAACGATTTGTTGCTGCTCAATGGGGAAAAGTCAGAAAACCTAAGGTACTATATCATAGTGATGGATATTTCACAATTTTATTGAATAGTGTTGAAGAAAGAGATGAAGTGTTGATGAATGGGCCTTATACTATGAACAGTAGACCTATAATACTAAAAGCTTGGGCTGAGGGATTTGACTTTAATGAAGAGGTTTTGAAAACTATTCCGCTATGGGTTAAATTCCCAAAACTCCCACTGAAGTACTGGAGTAATAAGGCGCTTAGCAAAATTGGAAGTGGACTAGGGAAGTCTTTGTATGCTGATGCTTGCACAACTGTGGCTGATAGGATCTCATATGCTCGGATCCTTATAGAAATTGATATAACTAGAACACTACCTGGGACAATTAAGCTGGTTGACCCTAATGTCAAAGTGATTGAGCAATTGGTACAGTATGACTGGAAACACCAGTACTGTCAAACTTGCTGTCAAATTGGTCATTCATGCCACAACAACGAAGTTCAGAAGCAAGAGATGGGGCAGCAAACATATGGTATGCAGAATCAAGGAAAGATATGGAAAGTTGTAAGAAATCTAGATCCCAAGACTGATAAAATTGATACAAGAGGAAGATTCTTGCAGCAATTGGAAGAAGTCAGTGATGGGATACAAAGTAACAATTTAAAGGAAGAAAATGGCAATTGGCAAAAAATAAATCTGCTACAAAGAAGAATGGAGATGGAAGAGATGAGATAG
- the LOC138885795 gene encoding uncharacterized protein → MPKWIFILRLAILDRLATKERLARWGLMEETVCSLCQRSNEIVQHLFFECDVAWEIWQKLLQWEGIMRRKKQWHEEVQWAVEKATGKSVGAELYRITLAAVIYHVWQARNKSIFQKEKVNVVSIVKVIVQEIHIRAQSCKKLDAYLSNMNCYPV, encoded by the coding sequence ATGCCTAAATGGATTTTCATCCTAAGGTTGGCAATCCTAGACAGACTAGCTACCAAGGAAAGACTTGCTAGATGGGGCTTAATGGAGGAAACAGTATGTTCACTATGTCAACGGAGCAATGAAATAGTTCAACATCTCTTCTTTGAATGTGATGTAGCATGGGAAATATGGCAGAAACTGTTACAATGGGAAGGGATCATGAGAAGAAAAAAACAATGGCATGAAGAAGTACAATGGGCAGTGGAGAAAGCAACAGGAAAGAGTGTTGGAGCAGAGTTATACAGAATTACTTTGGCTGCAGTTATTTATCATGTCTGGCAAGCTAGGAATAAGAGTAtatttcaaaaggaaaaagtCAATGTTGTGAGTATAGTGAAAGTGATAGTGCAGGAAATTCATATACGAGCTCAAAGTTGTAAAAAGCTGGATGCCTACCTAAGTAATATGAACTGCTACCCAGTATAA